One window from the genome of Papilio machaon chromosome 6, ilPapMach1.1, whole genome shotgun sequence encodes:
- the LOC106709923 gene encoding MAP kinase-interacting serine/threonine-protein kinase 1, producing MVKKISEESVDSGVGRCSSQSGSERDSDGGSGARAEPSAPMAIADSEELQRRKEEARRKRRRKKRSGSSVVTSCFQDLYKLTGEVLGEGAYASVQTCVNIYTGREFAVKIIDKVPGHARARVFREVETFHYCQGHPNIIQLIEFFEDTDKFYLVFEKINGGQLLSRIQEHHYFSEPQAAEIVREIANALHFLHGKGVAHRDLKPENILCVHRDRLCPVKICDFDLGSGISFTSSLASPLATPQLMTPVGSAEFMAPEVVSLFAGSAATHYDKRCDLWSLGVIAYILLCGYPPFRADCGNDCGWERGENCRACQELLFTTIQEGRYSFPEEEWANISWEAKELIGQLLVREASHRLSAERVLQHPWLRRAGLADSRAAPPLNTPRNMQRNMSARNLSNFAESAMAVNRVIQQHFSMNYSYMERPVGALRSSKSCHPSPDIFEDELERAGVALQRCMDECCPPLGLSPPAESQLLRRRLQQPTDKSVQVH from the exons ATGGTTAAGAAGATATCTGAAGAAAGTGTAGATAGTG GAGTGGGCCGCTGCAGCAGCCAGTCGGGTAGCGAGCGCGACTCGGACGGCGGCAGCGGCGCGCGCGCTGAGCCCTCCGCGCCTATGGCCATCGCCGACAGCGAGGAGCTGCAGCGCCGTAAGGAGGAGGCCCGCAGGAAGCGCCGCAGGAAGAAGCGCTCCGGCAGCTCCGTCGTCACTTCGTGCTTCCAAG ACCTGTACAAGCTGACAGGGGAGGTGCTGGGCGAGGGCGCGTACGCGTCTGTACAGACATGCGTAAACATTTACACGGGTCGAGAGTTTGCAGTGAAGATCATAGACAAGGTGCCCGGCCACGCCCGCGCCCGGGTGTTCCGCGAGGTGGAGACCTTCCACTACTGCCAGGGACACCCCAACATCATCCAGCTCATTGAATTCTTTGAGGACACCGACAAGTTCTATCTTGTCTTTGAAAAG ATCAACGGTGGTCAGCTGCTGTCGCGTATCCAGGAGCACCATTATTTCTCGGAGCCGCAGGCGGCGGAGATAGTACGCGAGATCGCTAACGCGCTGCACTTCCTGCACGGCAAGGGTGTGGCGCACCGCGACCTCAAGCCGGAGAACATCCTGTGCGTGCACCGCGATAGACTCTGCCCCGTCAAGATCTGCGACTTTGACCTCGGCAGCGGCATCAGCTTCACCTCCAGCCTCGCCAGCCCGCTCGCCACACCGCAGCTCATGACACCG GTGGGCAGCGCGGAGTTCATGGCGCCGGAGGTGGTGTCGCTGTTCGCGGGGTCTGCGGCGACGCACTATGACAAGCGCTGCGATCTGTGGTCGCTCGGCGTGATCGCCTACATCCTGCTGTGCGGCTACCCGCCCTTCCGCGCAGACTGCGGCAACGACTGCGGCTGGGAGCGCGGCGAGAACTGCCGCGCCTGCCAGGAGCTGCTCTTCACCACCATACAG GAGGGTAGATATTCGTTCCCGGAGGAGGAGTGGGCCAACATATCGTGGGAGGCAAAGGAGCTGATCGGGCAGCTGTTGGTGCGTGAGGCTTCGCACCGGCTGAGCGCCGAGCGCGTCCTGCAGCACCCCTGGCTGCGCCGCGCCGGCCTCGCCGATAGCCGCGCCGCGCCACCGCTCAACACTCCGCGCAACATGCAGCG TAATATGTCGGCTCGCAACCTATCCAATTTTGCGGAGTCGGCGATGGCGGTGAACCGCGTCATCCAGCAGCACTTCTCCATGAACTACTCGTACATGGAGCGTCCGGTGGGCGCGCTGCGCTCCAGCAAGTCGTGCCACCCCAGCCCCGACATCTTCGAGGACGAGCTGGAGCGCGCCGGCGTCGCTCTGCAGCGCTGCATGGACGAGTGTTGCCCGCCGCTCGGCCTCTCGCCGCCCGCCGAGTCTCAGCTGCTGCGCCGCCGGCTGCAGCAACCGACCGACAAGTCTGTGCAAGTGCACTAA